Part of the Paenibacillus guangzhouensis genome is shown below.
CTTGTGCCGACGACGATTGATGCGTCATGTGTGGTGAACGAACCGATTGAGGCCGCTGGCCAGACGTTTCATTTTACAGCGGTATCGATGGGGAATCCGCATTGTGTCATCTATGTGGATGACGCCGTGAACTTCGATCTGGAGACATGGGGACCGAAACTCGAGGTGCATCCGTTCTTCCCTCGGAAGATTAATGTAGAATTCGCGACGGTAAAATCGAAGGAACACGTCGATATGCGTGTATGGGAGCGCGGCGTAGGACCTACGCTCGCTTGCGGTACAGGTGCATGCGCGACGCTCGTCTCTTCCGTGTTGAATGGTTTAACAGATCGCACGGCCGTGATATCGCTGAAAGGCGGCGACCTTCATATCGAATGGAATGAGTCAGACAACCATGTCTATATGACAGGGCCAGCAGCGATGGTGTTCGACGGCGTATTATAATTCATTCAGATGAATAGGCATGATTGCTTCGAAATGCTCCGAAAGGGGCATTTTTTTGCTTTTCAATTCAGGGGTGGGTAGGTCTCTGCTGCATGCTAGAATCGGCAGTGAAGTTAAGAGTCTACTGTGCGAGGGCATTTTGTGCTTATTTTTTCATATGAATTATGATACAGTTAGCTTACTTAATAATAATGGGGTGGAGTTCATGAAGATTGATTTACGTCAAGCATTACAGCAGCAAATTCTCGTAGGGGACGGAGCGATGGGAACCTACTTATACAATATGGGCTTTCCCGTGGGTATTTCCTATGAAGAGTTGAATTTGCTCCACCCGGACGTTATCGAGAATGTTCATCGGGAGTATGTTCAAGCAGGAGCACAGCTCGTAGAGACCAATACGTTCTCTGCGAATGCTGATAAGTTATCGAAGTATGGCCTCGAAGGTAAAGTCGAAGAAATCAATCGCGCCGGTGTGCGGATTGCGCGTCAAGCGGCAGGGGAGGCGGCTTATGTCGTTGGTGCTGTCGGTCCGATTCGCGCAGGTCGTCGTAAAAATATTTTGATAGATTATTTGCAAGATTGCTTCGAAGAGCAATTCCGCGCGCTGCTCGCGGAAGGTGTCGATGGGATTTTACTAGAGACGTTCTATGATGTAGAAGAAATGAAGATCGCGCTAGAGAAGTTACGAGAATTAAGCGATCTGCCTGTCATTTGTCAATTTGCTGTAGAAGCCGGCGGAACGACGATGGATGGGTTCACGTTAGAGGAAGCGTTCAAGATCATTGAAGATGCGGGTGCAGATGTGATCGGGTTTAACTGCCATACCGGCCCAAGAGGAATCCTCAACTCGGTTGAGAAAATTCAAGGATTTTATCATTTGCCTGTCTCCGTGTTCCCGAACGCAGGTATTCCTGACTATGTTGATGGAAAATATATGTATATGACTTCGCCGGAGTATTTTGGTGAATGCGCTATTAAATTTGCTAACATGGGCGTGAAGCTGATCGGCGGATGCTGCGGAACAACGCCTGCGCATGTCGAAGCAATGGCCAAAGCGCTTGTCGGCTACGTGCCGAACGCAGAAGGAACGGTACAGGTAAAGGAGTCGTCGAACTTAGGCGCGTCTGCGTCGAAATCAGCAGCAGCTGAACCGCCTGCCGGAACGACAGGGGGCCCTAGTATCGTAGATCTCGTCAAGCAGCGCCATACGGTCATTGTGGAGCTGGATCCTCCGCGTGACCTCGATATCACGAAATTTATGAAGGGTGCAGCAGCCTTGAAGGAAGCGAAGGTGGATGCCTTAACGCTGGCAGACAATTCACTTGCCGTTACACGTATGAGTAATATGGCGCTCGGCAATAAAGTTAAAGAAGAGACGGGATTGCGCCCGCTGATCCATATTGCTTGCCGCGATCGTAACCTGATCGGAACGCAGTCGCATCTGATGGGATTCGATGCATTGGATATCGACCATGTGCTCGCCGTTACTGGAGATCCTGCACGATTCGGCGATTTACCGGGTTCGAGCTCGGTCTATGATTTAACATCTTTCGAAATCATCCGCATGATCAAACAGTTAAATGAAGGCATTGCTTTTTCTGGGAAACCGCTGAAGCAGAAAGCGAATTTTATCATAGGCGCAGCGTTTAATCCGAATGTAAAATACTTGGACAAAGCTGTGCAGCGCCTCGAGAAGAAGATTGAGGCCGGCGCGGATTATATTATGACACAGCCTGTCTATGATCCAGCATTAATCGAACGAATCTATGAATCCACGAAACATCTGGATATCCCGATCTTTATTGGCATTATGCCGCTAGCAAGTGGCCGTAACGCCGAATACCTTCATAATGAAGTGCCAGGAATTCAGCTATCCGATGAGGTTCGCAAACGGATGGCTGGCTTGGAAGGGGAAGTAGGAAGGAAAATGGGTGTCGAGATTGCGAAGGAATTGCTCGATACGGCGATGCCGCGGTTTAATGGAATCTACTTCATGACACCGTTCATGTTCTATGAAATGAGCGTGACGCTCACATCGTACGTCTGGGAAAAAGCAGCAGTTCTTCATTCCCCCGTGTAGAAGAGATTCCAAAAGTTATCTTAGCGTTTTTCGAAGAAAACTCGCTGCGGAAGCGTATGCGCTTCGGCTATTCGCGACCTGAGCCTATGCTTACGTTGTAAGTTTACTTCGAACACGCTCAGGTGATTGTAAGTAGACTTTTTGAACGCATACTTGTAACGATTATTAGAATCAATTATTATAGTGTAATGGATGTGGTCCCCATGGTTTTCAGTATGACAGGATTTGGTCATTCCGCGAGACATTTTGGCGGCTATAGAGTGCAGATCGAGATTAAATCCGTTAATCACCGCTATTGTGAGACGGTTATCCGTCTTCCGCGGGAATGGACATGCTACGAAGATGTACTGAAACGTATCGTCCAGCATCGTCTTGGACGTGGACGAATTGATATTTTTATCAACAAAGAGAAAGAAGAGGATGCTCTCAATACACCGCATGTCAATTGGTCGGCAGCCCATTCTTATGTGCAAGCGGCCAGTGCGCTCAGAGAGCGGTTCGGATTCACGGATACGTTAACATTAAATCAACTGATGCAAATGCCCGACGTTCTCTCCTTGCGAGACGATTCAACTCTTGCAAATGAAGAAGTCGAGGAGCATTTGGTAGCTGGCTTACAAGAAGCACTGAACGGATTATGCGAGATGCGCGCCAGAGAGGGGTTCCATCTCGCAGAAGATACAGGATCTAGATTGACCACTTTAGAGGCAATTCATCAAGAACTTGTCCTCCTCGCCCCAACCGTCGTCTCT
Proteins encoded:
- the dapF gene encoding diaminopimelate epimerase; the protein is MKFTKMHGLGNDFIVVAGERELPSNASQLAIETCNRFFGIGADGLVYILPSERADFRMRIMNSDGTEAEQCGNAIRCVAKYVYDRGLTDRQEITIETLGAGVQSLQLEVDQATHTVTRVRVDMGAPILEGKLVPTTIDASCVVNEPIEAAGQTFHFTAVSMGNPHCVIYVDDAVNFDLETWGPKLEVHPFFPRKINVEFATVKSKEHVDMRVWERGVGPTLACGTGACATLVSSVLNGLTDRTAVISLKGGDLHIEWNESDNHVYMTGPAAMVFDGVL
- a CDS encoding bifunctional homocysteine S-methyltransferase/methylenetetrahydrofolate reductase, with product MKIDLRQALQQQILVGDGAMGTYLYNMGFPVGISYEELNLLHPDVIENVHREYVQAGAQLVETNTFSANADKLSKYGLEGKVEEINRAGVRIARQAAGEAAYVVGAVGPIRAGRRKNILIDYLQDCFEEQFRALLAEGVDGILLETFYDVEEMKIALEKLRELSDLPVICQFAVEAGGTTMDGFTLEEAFKIIEDAGADVIGFNCHTGPRGILNSVEKIQGFYHLPVSVFPNAGIPDYVDGKYMYMTSPEYFGECAIKFANMGVKLIGGCCGTTPAHVEAMAKALVGYVPNAEGTVQVKESSNLGASASKSAAAEPPAGTTGGPSIVDLVKQRHTVIVELDPPRDLDITKFMKGAAALKEAKVDALTLADNSLAVTRMSNMALGNKVKEETGLRPLIHIACRDRNLIGTQSHLMGFDALDIDHVLAVTGDPARFGDLPGSSSVYDLTSFEIIRMIKQLNEGIAFSGKPLKQKANFIIGAAFNPNVKYLDKAVQRLEKKIEAGADYIMTQPVYDPALIERIYESTKHLDIPIFIGIMPLASGRNAEYLHNEVPGIQLSDEVRKRMAGLEGEVGRKMGVEIAKELLDTAMPRFNGIYFMTPFMFYEMSVTLTSYVWEKAAVLHSPV
- a CDS encoding YicC/YloC family endoribonuclease, which codes for MVFSMTGFGHSARHFGGYRVQIEIKSVNHRYCETVIRLPREWTCYEDVLKRIVQHRLGRGRIDIFINKEKEEDALNTPHVNWSAAHSYVQAASALRERFGFTDTLTLNQLMQMPDVLSLRDDSTLANEEVEEHLVAGLQEALNGLCEMRAREGFHLAEDTGSRLTTLEAIHQELVLLAPTVVSEYRAKLRQRLADLQDATFKFDEHKFGMELALFAERCNIDEELTRLKSHFGQCRNLLQMHEPVGRKLDFLIQEMNREVNTIGSKANHLALVNRVVDMKAELEKIREQVANME